The Dokdonia sp. 4H-3-7-5 genomic interval TAAAACTATTTACCCCTACCAAATACAATCATCTGCCGGGTTTAAAATTTGACACTCCTAAAGGTCATTACCCAAGTAAATATGAAGTAGCAGATTATTTTAAGTCTTATGTGTCGATTTTTGAGATCCCTGTAAAACTCAATACATTAATTACTTCTATAAGTAAGACGGCAAAGGGATTTATCCTCACACATAAGGATGGTGATCTTGAAGCAAAAAATGTGGTGGTTGCCACAGGTCCTTTTCACACGCCATACACGCCACCTTGTAATACTAAGATTGCAGACAGTATCACGCAGATGCATAGCAATTACTATAAAGGACTAGATCAATTACAAGAGGGCGATGCGCTCGTAGTAGGTGGGGGAGACTCTGGATACCAAATCTTAAACGAACTTTCAAAAGATGGTCGCAGGAAGGTCTTTTTCTCTGGGGATACTACGGTAAAATCATTGCCGCAGCATATTTTAGGGAAGTCATTGTGGTGGTGGTTTACTGTCACAGGATTTCTAAGTTTTAATAAATATAGCTGGATGGGTAAGAGGATAAGCTCATTTACTCAGCCTGTTATAGGCACAGATGTAAAAGAAATTCTTTCTAGAGACAACGTCATTATAAGCGGCAGAACTAAAGATGCCATGCATGAGGAAATCATCTTCGAAAACAAGAAAGTAGCTAGTATTAAAAACATCATATGGGCAACTGGATATCGCCCTAATTTTCAATGGATAGAGGGCTTAGAGCTTGATGCAGATAGTTATCCAAAAAACCGCAGAGGTGTAAGCAACATCGATGGCCTGTATTTCTTAGGCCTACCGTGGATGTACACTCGCGGATCTGCAACCTTAGGCGGAGTGTCTAAGGATGCGCTTTATCTTGCAGACTTAATTGATGCAAAGGGGTAACTAGCTTAACTCCGTTTATGGTAGTGCAATAACTAGTAGATAGCTACTAATAACGCTTTCGCGAAAATAGCTTTTATATCATTCCTTCTCAGGAATCAAATTACCGTTGGTGTCATAGCGTTTAATCTCTAGACGGTTGCCTTCATTATCATAGGTAACCATCATTTGTAGTGTACCATCTTTGTAGAAAGATTTCCAGGCGCCTTTTTTCTTAAAGTAATCGATGCCTGCATATTCCCCTTGCTCCTTGATACTGCCGTTCTTGTAGAAAGACGTGTACACGCCTTTCTTGTTACCTAGCGCATCAAATTCTTGAGAGGTAAATAGCGTTCCATCTTCATAATAAATATTGAGGTTGCCGGTAAAGTCGCCTTTATCAGTATAGGTAGCATCTAGTCTCAAGTTGCCATTGCTGTGATATTCTGTATTACTTATAATCACACCTTCGCTGCTATAGGTAGTTTTTGATTTGAGTTGGCCATTTTCCCAATACCCCATCCAACTGCCTACACTTCGATTCTCTTTATAAACTCCTTTAGATCTTAGTTGGCCGTTACTGTAATAATCCTCGTAAGGGCCATCCATACTATAGAAACCTTCACTCGCATAAGAACCTTTAGTTTGCAACTGCCCGTTGTGGTAATACATTTTAAAAGGGCCTACTGGTTTATCTGTGCCATTGTAGGTAAACTTGGTATCGACAGTTCCATCCTTTCTATAATAAACCCACTCACCCGTAGGGAAGCCAGCTGCATTTTTGAGACCGACACTTTTTTTCTCACCCGTATTGAAATATTCAACTACTTGGTTTTCTTGAGCCCTGGTGATGTGAGTGCTTAGGAGTAGGAGGAAGATGATGAGGTAGGAGTAAGGTGGCCGCATTGACACGTGTTATTTTTTTATCTGAATAGTATGTTGATAATGATACTCGCTAGTGCTATAATGATAAAGGTTGTTTAATCTACATATGTTTTTGAGTAACTTTTTCTTTAACAAACTCAGTCGCTTTTTTAAAATTGTCAGTACCTATTTCCGATTCTCCTAGAATGAAAGCTAAATTAGTCCCGACATCGATATCAAGAAACAGGTTATTCTCAATCACTCTATGGCTTTTGAAAACCTCCCATTTTATTTTGGCTTCATATTTATGATCTTTATATCTAAAGAAGAGGTCGTCAAATTCCCACAAGTGATTTTCATTTGACCCTTTTTGTTTAAGAATTTCCGCATTCATTAAATCTAAATAGGATTTTTTACTTTTCTGGTAAAATTTATAGTAGGTGTAAAAATTCATTAAATAATGAATTCCAATTGCGACTAGCAGAAAGCCAGTATTGTTTTCTCCATATATGATTAATCCACCAACTAGGATCATTGGAATTGCTAAGAACAGACATTTTCTGTTATTATTAAAGTTCTTCTTCCAAGCAGTGTTGAAATTTAGAAGCATTTGTTGGTTATAAATCTCTTCATTAAATGGAATTTCGAATATCATTTTGTTGAGTTGGTTTTGGTAGCTTATAAAATAATAGCAAACCCATGTTTTACATGGACTTGATTTTTAGCGCGGTTCTTTGTCTTACATAATTATTTTTCAACCGAGGTTTCCCAGCCATCATATTCACCATTAAAATTTTTTGCTCTCTTTCTCAAATCAGACGTGATAGGAAAAATAGAAGAAATGTCTACGTTATCTACTCTAGAAATTTGTAGTTCAAAGGGGAGATTTGTTTCTTTATTAATTCCGGCATAGTGCACTATAAAACCTAGTTCAATTAATTCTGCTTTACACTTATTCATTTCTGTTTCTTTAGTAAAATAAAGCCAATGGTTAACTCTTCGTGCCTTAATTAGATCATCGCCAGCCTCTTCTAAATTTCGTAATACAGATTGGTCCGCCATATAATTTAAGGTCTCTTCATTTGGATAAAGGAAATCTAGATAGTAATCCCATTCTTTGTCCTCTTTAATGTTAAGGTAGAATTTATACTCTGGATATTTGATTTTATAGAAGCGCTCAATTTTTGAAATAATATTCTTTTGTTCTTTAAGATAAAAATATTCAAGTCTCTTTCCATTATGCATAAATGACCCAACTAGTACGAAATCAGTTTCGGGTTGTATTATTTCTATTAGTTCGTCAGCTGCATTGTGCAATACACTAAAAATTTCATTTTCTGGAAATCCATTTTCTTTAGATGTTTCATAAACTAGTCCGGTTACCAGAACATAATTGAAGTCTTGCATTGGAGCAATATCAATTAAATCCATTCTTAACGTAGTGGAACCTGGCTTTCCATTTTCATATGACGCCATATAAGTATCCCAATGCTCCTCTGAATTTTGTCCAATCATATGTAAAGATGTAAGTAAGAATATTAATAAGATTGTAAGTAATTTTCTCATTTTAAAAATTGTGTAAGTTTCATTGTAAGAAATATGCTTTTCGTGAATGTTTTATTCAAGGTAAGTCGTTACCCTTATTTCTTGAATTATCCATTGTTGGAAAATTCTATTTTAGCTAAAGTCAAATTAATTAAATGTTTGTAGTAGTTCCTTATGTAACTCTGTTTCATTAATTCGTACAAAATCAAATATTGGCCATTCCAAATAAAACTCTCTATTTAATTCCTCCATGACAACTGCTTTTTTAAATAAACCAGATAAGTCTTTATGGTCATCATTTAAAATTTTAAAGGCAATTTTAAATATTGGGGTTGCTGTGCCTACTTTCATTGTTTTCAAAACTTTAGCTAAATCTTTGTTGCTTTTAGATTTTTTCAGGGCTATTGCATGATTCACTTTAATGCGAAACAAATAATCTTCTTGATTTTCATTTTTTGCAATAATTTGATTTGAATATTCGCACATTCTTCGCACTGCATCATTATTTTTGAATTTTAAGTCTTCAAATGTTTGTAACATAATTTGATAAATCGCATTGTCAATATTATCCTTATCCCATTTCCCCCAACAATTAAATAGAAGTAATTGACCAGCGATTTTCAATTCATTGCAACTATTTTCAAAATAATCTTTTTGAACATGAATAGGTTCACCAATTTTGAAGTCATAAGGATTGCCTGTGCGAGTTATATATTTCTTGTTGACAATTGATGAATTGTGAACAATCAAATGTCTCCTTTCTCTTATTTCAATAATTTTATTCCAATTAATTAAGTCATTTTCTAATGAAATAGAGAGTTGTTTCTCAAAATGAATTAGAAGTTCATTAAATGTCTTTTCTACTATAATACTTTCTACTTCCTTCAAAATTAAATTTTTTGTCGCCTCCTCTATAGTTTCAAATTCATTTAATTCCTTTAGGGTTAACCTGAATTCTTTTTCATCTAATGAGTTCTGATATTTATTATAGAAGTAACTCAGTAAATCAGTTAGAAGATATTCGAAATAATTGTTGAGCATTAAAAAGGAACTTCTCGATAGTATTTCATAATTACGTGGAGATATATTAGGTCTTTTTCTGAAAAGGCTTAAAGCTTTTTTAATGTATTCATCATCTATTACTTCCTCTTCAGTGTCCGTTTCTGGATTGAGAACAGTTTTTTTATTACTTTCAAGATCCTCTACGACCTCTTCAAAAAATGATTCAAAGCTTTCTTTTATATTATCATCTTCACCCGTTGCTAAATTTCCAAATTTGCTGAAATATAATTTTACACTATTTAAATTCTCATTGTAAGAAAAGAATATTGATTGTACATTTTCAACAGTACCCACAGCCTCTTTCTTATCCAATAATCCTTTCTCTTCTTCACTCATATTCTCTCCTTTTTAATTAATTTTTTTATAAACCATATCACTAAAATACAACATCCCAACACACCTCCTTTACGGTTTGCCTTACTCTAGATTAATTAATTTAATAAATATGTATAATTAACAGCATCGAGCTAACCAATTCAAATTTTCGCGAAAGCGCATAAAAAAATCCCCACTTAAAAAGCAGGGATTTGATAGTCGGTTTTTAGGTTGTCTTTTATAGTAAGAAGGTGGGGTTAGTCTGCAATGGTTACAAACAAACCTTCGTCTGTTTTAGAAACTTTGGCAGCGCCTAGTTTGGTAAGACCTTTAAGGCCTTTGTCCCATCCTTTGTTACTTAAACCTGCTGCAGCTTTAAGTGCGCCAAGTTCTTGTGGGCTTTCCTTTTTAAGGAGGTCGTAAATTGCTTTTTCGTTCTCGTTAAGATCAAGTGCCTTCTTTTCTGGTTTCATCTGTGGGAAGAACAGTACTTCTTGTATAGACTGGTTATTAGTCAAGAACATAATCAAACGGTCCATCCCTATTCCCATTCCTGAGGTAGGAGGCATTCCGTACTCTAATGAACGCAAGAAGTCATAATCTATAGAAGCTGTTGCCTCGTCATCACCACGCTTTGCAAGTTCTAGCTGTGCCTCAAAACGCTCACGCTGGTCGATAGGGTCGTTAAGCTCTGAGTATGCATTTGCAATCTCTTTACCACAAACCATCAACTCAAAACGTTCTGTAAGTTCTGGGTTATCACGGTGCTCTTTACATAGCGGGCTCATCTCTTTAGGGTAGTCTGTGATGTAGGTAGGCTGTATGTAGTTGCCCTCACACTTCTCACCAAAAATCTCATCGATGAGTTTTCCTTTACCCATAGTCTCATCTACCTCGATACCCATGCCTTGTGCAGCAGCGCGTATCTCATCTTCTGTTTTATCAAGAATATCAAAACCTGTAAAGTGCTTGATACTATCTGCCATGGTTACTCTAGCATACGGTGCTTTAAAATCTACTTCGTGCTCACCAAAGGTTGCCTTTGTAGTTCCGTTTACTGCCATCGCACAGTGTTCTAGTAACTGCTCACAAAACTCCATCATCCAGTTGTAGTCTTTATAAGCTACATAGATTTCCATTGCGGTAAACTCTGGATTGTGCGTGCGGTCCATCCCTTCATTACGGAAGTTCTTTGAGAACTCATACACACCTTCAAATCCGCCAACAATGAGACGCTTTAAGTACAGCTCATTTGCAATACGCATATATAATGGCATGTCTAGTGAGTTGTGGTGCGTCACAAATGGTCGTGCTGCAGCTCCTCCAGCAATAGGCTGTAGGATAGGAGTCTCTACTTCAAAATATCCTGCGTTGTTAAAGAAGTTACGCATCGCATTAAAAAGCTTGGTGCGTTTTACAAATACTTCTTTTACGTGTGGGTTTACAGCAAGATCTGCATAACGCTGGCGGTAACGCATTTCTGGATCTATAAACTCATCATAGGTGTTACCCTCTGCATCTGTTTTAGGTAATGGTAATGGTTTAAGTGCTTTACTCAATAGTGTGAAACCAGTAAGTGATACCGTAATCTCACCTACTTGTGTAGTAAACAACGTTCCTTCTACACCAATGAAATCACCTAAGTCAAGAAGCTTTTTAAATACCTCGTTATAGTGAGACTTATCTTCTCCCGGGCAAATCTCGTCACGGTTAAAGTATAATTGTATGCGACCTTCACCATCTTGGATCTCTCCAAAAGATGCAGAACCTTGAATCTTCTTTCGCATCAAGCGACCTGCCATCACTACCTTCTCACCCTCTTTATAATTTCCGATAGCCTGTTTAGAGCTATGAGTAACGTGGTATTGTGCTGCTGGATAAGGATTGATTCCTATTTCGCGCAAGCGGGATAATTTTTGACGGCGTACTTGTTCTTGTTCTGACAGTTGCATACAGTAATAATTCTTTTATATTTTTTGCAAATAAGCGCTACGCATAAATAGCGGTAGAGCGGCGCAAAGATAGTGATAGCCCGCTCAGAAATCAACATTGTAACAATCTGAAAATTATGTCGTCTTATTAAGTACATCAATCAACCTTTCCTGCCGAAGGAGAGGATCAAAAAACTTCACTTATGAGTATCTGGCGTGTCTTACTTGCCATCTTTTTTCCACCACTAGCTGTAATAGGCAAAGGATGTGGGTCTGTATTAATAGTTTTCTTACTTTGGCTCTGTGGCTGGGTGCCAGGCGTAATCGCAGCACTCGTAATATTAAATAATCCAAAAAAATAGGAATGAGTAAAAATGTTTATGGACTGCTAGTAGTGCTCTTAGTGTTACTGGTGAGTTGTAGTATGCATGAGCGTATTGTTTTTAATGAAGACATGGGAGGTCGTTATGAATCTAAATTTGACCTATCACAAATCATGGCAATCGCTGCTCAAAGTGGAGCGAGTAATCCAGAAAAGAAGAAGGAAAAGATGGACACTACCATGGTGTTTAATGACTTTCTAGAAATCTATAAGGATAGCATTGCCACATTACCAGCTGCACAGCAGGAGAATTTGAAAGCACTTAAAGACTTTGCTATGAATATGAATATAGACGAGGAGAATGGCGTAATGGTACTTACTGTTATAAAAGACTTTAAAGAGTTTAAGGAAATAGAGCGCATCGCATATGATGTAGATAAAGTATTTGAAAGCGCAAAGAAAACCACACCAGGCGGAGAGCAAGCAAGTAGTAGCCCAGCAAATAGTATGCTGAGTACAAACAAGGTGATCTATACTTTTACCGATAATACCTTTAGAAGAACAGACCCTAAAGCGCTATCAAGACACCTAGAAGGCAGCAGCGAATTATCTGAAAAGACGAGACAAGACGTAGAGGATGCCGTTTTTAAAGATGAGAATGGAGAAGCCGAAAACAATATGATGAAAGAGATGGTACTAGGTATGGACGAAGTACTAGATCAATCTACTATGCAACTAGAATACGTATTCCCAAGAAAAGTAATCTCCGTATCTCAAGAAAACGCAATAATCTCAGAAGATGGCAAAACAGTAACCTTCTCCATAGACTATAAAACCCTACTAGAAGGAACAGACAAGACCTTAGAAAACTTTGAGGTGGTTCTTGAGGATAAATAAGTCACGATAATTATTATAAAGACCTTCTACTATATGGTAGGAGGTTTTTTTAGTTTTTAAAAGATTTCCCCGTCCTTGAAGGGTGGTTTTTTCACAACTCGCGGACATCTCCCCAACCCCTCTTCGAAGAGGGGCTTCAATTTTTGCAACTTCGTTGCAATTTTTATGTGAGTATTTCTGTTTGTGGAGAGATGTTTTCAAAAAGCCTTCCCAACCCTAAAGGGTGGCTTTTTTATTTTTTACAAGCCGAAAACATCTCCCCAACCTCTCTTCGAAGAGGGGCTTTCATTTTTTGCAACTTCGTTGCGATTCTCATTTGAGTGTTCCCCTCTTTGAAGAGGGGCTAGGGGAGATGTTTCATAAGAGTAATCACATACA includes:
- the lysS gene encoding lysine--tRNA ligase, producing the protein MQLSEQEQVRRQKLSRLREIGINPYPAAQYHVTHSSKQAIGNYKEGEKVVMAGRLMRKKIQGSASFGEIQDGEGRIQLYFNRDEICPGEDKSHYNEVFKKLLDLGDFIGVEGTLFTTQVGEITVSLTGFTLLSKALKPLPLPKTDAEGNTYDEFIDPEMRYRQRYADLAVNPHVKEVFVKRTKLFNAMRNFFNNAGYFEVETPILQPIAGGAAARPFVTHHNSLDMPLYMRIANELYLKRLIVGGFEGVYEFSKNFRNEGMDRTHNPEFTAMEIYVAYKDYNWMMEFCEQLLEHCAMAVNGTTKATFGEHEVDFKAPYARVTMADSIKHFTGFDILDKTEDEIRAAAQGMGIEVDETMGKGKLIDEIFGEKCEGNYIQPTYITDYPKEMSPLCKEHRDNPELTERFELMVCGKEIANAYSELNDPIDQRERFEAQLELAKRGDDEATASIDYDFLRSLEYGMPPTSGMGIGMDRLIMFLTNNQSIQEVLFFPQMKPEKKALDLNENEKAIYDLLKKESPQELGALKAAAGLSNKGWDKGLKGLTKLGAAKVSKTDEGLFVTIAD
- a CDS encoding DUF695 domain-containing protein, which codes for MIGQNSEEHWDTYMASYENGKPGSTTLRMDLIDIAPMQDFNYVLVTGLVYETSKENGFPENEIFSVLHNAADELIEIIQPETDFVLVGSFMHNGKRLEYFYLKEQKNIISKIERFYKIKYPEYKFYLNIKEDKEWDYYLDFLYPNEETLNYMADQSVLRNLEEAGDDLIKARRVNHWLYFTKETEMNKCKAELIELGFIVHYAGINKETNLPFELQISRVDNVDISSIFPITSDLRKRAKNFNGEYDGWETSVEK
- a CDS encoding YqaE/Pmp3 family membrane protein; the encoded protein is MSIWRVLLAIFFPPLAVIGKGCGSVLIVFLLWLCGWVPGVIAALVILNNPKK
- a CDS encoding toxin-antitoxin system YwqK family antitoxin, producing the protein MRPPYSYLIIFLLLLSTHITRAQENQVVEYFNTGEKKSVGLKNAAGFPTGEWVYYRKDGTVDTKFTYNGTDKPVGPFKMYYHNGQLQTKGSYASEGFYSMDGPYEDYYSNGQLRSKGVYKENRSVGSWMGYWENGQLKSKTTYSSEGVIISNTEYHSNGNLRLDATYTDKGDFTGNLNIYYEDGTLFTSQEFDALGNKKGVYTSFYKNGSIKEQGEYAGIDYFKKKGAWKSFYKDGTLQMMVTYDNEGNRLEIKRYDTNGNLIPEKE
- a CDS encoding flavin-containing monooxygenase, yielding MLDYVVIGGAQAGLSIAYHLKKMGKNYVVVDGDKEIGASWLNRWDSLKLFTPTKYNHLPGLKFDTPKGHYPSKYEVADYFKSYVSIFEIPVKLNTLITSISKTAKGFILTHKDGDLEAKNVVVATGPFHTPYTPPCNTKIADSITQMHSNYYKGLDQLQEGDALVVGGGDSGYQILNELSKDGRRKVFFSGDTTVKSLPQHILGKSLWWWFTVTGFLSFNKYSWMGKRISSFTQPVIGTDVKEILSRDNVIISGRTKDAMHEEIIFENKKVASIKNIIWATGYRPNFQWIEGLELDADSYPKNRRGVSNIDGLYFLGLPWMYTRGSATLGGVSKDALYLADLIDAKG